A window of the Gemmatimonadaceae bacterium genome harbors these coding sequences:
- the uppS gene encoding polyprenyl diphosphate synthase, with protein MAPASEGSGARGSLHVAIIMDGNGRWATARGLPRTAGHRAGVRTARAIVEAARRAEVGMLTLYAFSSDNWGRPQREVTALMRLFRRTLLAESRRCADNGVRLSVIGRRDRLPAILRQTIDEAEAMTASCTDMQLRVAVDYSARDAILRAAALAQGRSLSREQFAELLAQADHGGAGTRDVDLLIRTGGDQRLSDFLLWECAYAELAFTRRLWPEFTARDLLEMLDDFERRERRFGGVPAQAAS; from the coding sequence ATGGCACCGGCATCGGAGGGATCGGGCGCGCGGGGGTCGCTGCACGTGGCGATCATCATGGACGGCAACGGGCGGTGGGCCACGGCGCGCGGCCTGCCGCGCACGGCCGGCCACCGGGCGGGGGTGCGCACCGCGCGGGCGATCGTCGAAGCAGCGCGCCGTGCCGAGGTGGGGATGCTCACGCTGTACGCGTTCTCGTCGGACAACTGGGGGCGCCCGCAGCGTGAGGTCACGGCGCTCATGCGCCTGTTCCGCCGCACGCTGCTCGCCGAGTCGCGGCGTTGCGCCGACAACGGGGTGCGGCTGTCGGTGATCGGACGCCGCGACCGGCTGCCGGCGATCCTGCGGCAGACGATCGACGAGGCGGAGGCGATGACGGCGTCGTGCACCGACATGCAGTTGCGCGTGGCGGTGGACTACTCCGCGCGCGACGCGATCCTGCGGGCCGCGGCGCTGGCCCAGGGCCGTTCGCTCTCGCGCGAACAGTTCGCCGAACTGCTGGCACAGGCGGACCATGGGGGCGCGGGCACGCGCGACGTGGACCTGCTCATCCGCACGGGAGGCGATCAGCGCCTGAGCGACTTCCTGTTGTGGGAGTGTGCATATGCCGAACTGGCGTTCACCCGGCGTCTGTGGCCGGAGTTCACGGCCAGGGATCTGCTCGAGATGCTTGACGATTTCGAGCGCCGAGAGCGGCGGTTCGGCGGGGTGCCGGCGCAGGCGGCGAGTTGA